A genomic window from Peromyscus maniculatus bairdii isolate BWxNUB_F1_BW_parent chromosome 1, HU_Pman_BW_mat_3.1, whole genome shotgun sequence includes:
- the LOC143270796 gene encoding uncharacterized protein LOC143270796 translates to MRDADARRRGNPAHGLLSALPPPLGDRARWFCVAGAPGSSRRRSLQRRGQPARQGGASRWGGARGAIRSLSVPRGGFPPAELLTYCDSTPASLGTHSPGPVRRDSMCGRVSALGPRPRSHKEMGHSVTLEEKKLEYLNELSSSQQQIHFMGAGSELLNSLSPWLASHTLGFLSLNQEMLEASTRGVGDL, encoded by the exons ATGCGGGATGCTGATGCTCGGCGCCGCGGGAACCCAGCGCACGGGCTGCTGTCAGCGTTGCCACCGCCGCTTGGGGACCGAGCACGGTGGTTTTGCGTGGCGGGCGCGCCCGGCTCCTCCCGCCGCCGCTCGCTGCAGCGCCGCGGCCAACCAGCGAGGCAGGGCGGAGCGTCCCGGTGGGGCGGCGCGCGTGGGGCGATCCGGTCCCTCTCTGTTCCGCGTGGAGGCTTCCCACCGGCGGAGCTGCTGACCTACTGTGACTCCACGCCAGCCTCCTTGGGGACACACAGCCCTGGCCCCGTGCGAAGGGATTCGATGTGCGGACGCGTTTCTGCTTTGGGTCCCAGGCCCCGGAGTCACAAGGAGATGGGACACAGTGTGACTTTAGAGGAG AAGAAACTTGAGTATCTGAATGAGCTCTCCTCAAGCCAACAGCAAATCCATTTTATGGGAGCAGGGAGTGAACTTCTGAATTCATTATCCCCATGGCTGGCATCTCATACTTTGGGATTTCTTAGCCTAAACCAAGAAATGCTGGAGGCAAGTACTAGAGGAGTTGGAGATCTCTAA